The DNA sequence gagtCATTGATTGGTTGGTTTATTGTTTAATTGGTTGAtatgtagggcagcctgtagcatagtggttaaggtacaagactgggatGCGCAAGGTCGGCAGTTtgatcccagtgtagccacgataatatccgcacagccgctgggctcttgagcaaggcccttaaccctgcattgctccagaggaggattgtctcctgcttagactaatcaactgtacgctgCTCTGGGTAAGGGCATCTGctaaaaatgccaataatgtaatgtaaggtaatgatTGGTTGATTCTAAATCCATGGCTTTCAGAAACCTGTGGAGAGGTGATTGTGTTTGCCGGCTTCCATCGTAGTATCAGAACATCACTGAGGAAATACTTATCCGCctaaatatttgtttctgtaATGATTGTGCAGTAACGAAGCAAATAGCACTATCACCACTTTAAGTTAGGAGATCATATAAAATGTTCTACTCATAATAACTCAGAAATAATACCACGGACACTGGCTCGGCGATGCAATTATATGCAGTGggaattaatgaaatgttgttCAGGAATACATTGTTTTAACAattatactacactgctgccCATATGTATCGGAACTGTATACAACTCTTTCCATAGTATTTACTCAAAGTATCCTACATTATGAAGGAACTATGGTGTTACTTTCCCCCTAAGACGCTTAATATTGTTACTTGCAGCAAGGACAATTCCAGTGAGAGGACTTCGCTCCTCTTTCCTGGAGAGACAGCAGGTATGCTTATCCCTCAAATCGTCCATTAGATCTGAAATATTTCCATTCTGCAATCTCAGCATGTGAGAATTCTCATATCTTCCAGATGCACCCatacaaaaacaggaagtggtcgtatcCATGGTAACCCCCGTACCACACTCAGAAGGACTCCATGAAGATGGCGCTCAGACAGCACTGGTGGGTCACTGGGACACGGggatgaaaaaaacacacacgttTCATGTACATGTTAAAATAGTGCGATAAACTGCAATCTTACCCCACACATCCTGCCTTTCACAATTATAGATATGAAGGCATTTGTGTGCCGACTCCCCGTGTTTCAAAATCAAAGGCATCAAAATGACTTTTGgacatttttccagttttttatcATCAGTGTCACTATTAGTCTTAACACTATCTGTGTTTTAGCATTTTAAGATATCTAATATTTGCAGAAATCTTAGAGACATCAGAACAGTACAGTAGTTTCAAACACAGTCCGTAGGTCTCTGTATGGGGTAAAGGATCAGACAGGGCATTGAAGGTTACCGCTGCAGTTTTTTACCGAGCCGGCATTTTTTCAATGGGCCGTCCTATAGCATAGTATGGAGTCTGGAGAGCATAATGGCATCAGGTTGCAGCACAGTCGATGGGGGACATGGGATTAGATTCGGTCTTCAAATGTCAGAAGTAGATTTAGACAGAGGGGCCTCTTGTCTGTTTACCCAAATGCAGCGCGAGGAGCCATGAACCCTTCTGCTCTTTCTGAAAGAATGTCATGTGACTTGGCGGGGCTTGTGTCAGTTGAGGGAGCGCCCTGTTCCATGAAGGGGAAGAGGCTGTCCCTCGGGACATGCCGTGTTCTCTCTTTCACACCGCCGTCTCTAAACTATTTATAAAAACGGTGTGTCGCCAGAAGATAATGCCCAAGATGGAAGGTTATTATCCCTttcctggtaaaaaaaaaaaaaaagggggggacaTTATAACTGCCTGCAACTGCACCTGTGCAAAGTTACCTCTTTCAGGCAAAAACtgagacaaaacaaaatggaaacagaAAACTCTGGGACAGCCTTATCTTCCACTAGACTTGTTTCTGATTCACCCACTGAATTGATCGATTTAATAAGCAATCAGGTTATCATATAGTGCTTTACAGCAGACTTTTTACAAATggaattcaaaaaaataaaagctaatGTGGGAAAAATGGGACATTTATTCCCTAAACCACTAAAAGGCCATTAAGGAGAACCACTGGAATGTTGGGATGTATTGCAGAAGAGATTATCTCCATGAACATAAATATATTTGGGGGAAAAATAGGCTGAAAGGGCAGCTCAGGTCCTGTACTGGCGAGCACGATGTGTCATATGCAGGAATAATGCTCACGGGGGCTATGAATAAACCATCTATTTAGGGATATGATGGGTTTTCAGAATACAGCACGAAGCCCACGGGACCCCTGAGGTTTGAGAAGTCACAGGAAGGACATTTCCCAGCAGGATCAGGGAATGTCCAccaaaaatgtcacatttcatcCGTTCAGAGGACAGGCACATTTCCATCCGAATGGAATTGTTAATTTACCAATTTATTGTCAAATTAATTAGCATTGTTAATTTACCAATTTAGCAATGATACTATGCTACACTTCTTCTGATTATCATACACATAGCAATGAGATGGGCAATAGTCTCTTCAATAGATGATTACCACCAAGCACCTTTATATATAGCATACTAACTCATACTCTTATGTAGATTGTTATGATTCGTCCATAGTGTAGCTGTAAAAACCAATGACAAAATTAaaacccccttctctcccctccccccacccattTGTTGATTGACAGGTGGATAGTTACCGTGACTACTCTTGGAGGAGCAGGCGGAGAGCGGCACGTTTAGCGAGGATGAGAAATCCATTCTACCAgaacgagggagagggagaggatggagTTGGATCTGggcaggaagaagaggagggcaGTTATGTGGAGGAGCCGTTGGATGCCAGCACACCTCCTCACTGGGAAACCGCCTCCGACCTGCCGGGCCTGCCCAACACAACTCAGACGAACGGCACAGAGGAAGCACAGAAACAGGACCTGATCCCACCAGCATCGCTAAAGTCTGAGAGAAACGACATCCGAAATCCATTCAAAGACTGGAGTAGAGAAAATTCAGACACTGCGTCTGCAAACCTCCAAGAGGTGGATACAGGTTCGTATCACCCCAAGGTGAGGACCTCTGCTCTGGGCAGCTGGGAATCCTGGAATACGTTTGTCGATTTCGGGGATGCCTGGGCGCCCAGTCGCAGCTCAACGACGGCACCAGATGAAGGGGCGTCTCAGAACGCTGCCTTTGACCCTGCGGCTTATCTGGAAGAAGACACTAGCGAGTGGTCGCAATCAAGCAACGGTCCTCCCGCGGAATGCTCCAATACCGAAAGCCCAGCGGCGAGCGGCGATAGCGGGGAAAACGCATCGGAATGCCCACAGACGGACATCGCTGACCTGCACACATCGGAATGCCCACAGACGGACATCGCTGACCTGCGCGGCCGTGAAATGGAGCCCGGAAATTGGCCCATCATTAAAGACGGCCGGGGAAGCGACCGGACACCCGCCGAGAGGGACGCCGAGCGTGACAAGCGTGGCGTAGGGCACGACGGACTTTGGACGGAGGCCGCTGAGGTTTGGCAGAGGTTTCCCTTCGACTCGTACTTAACCCCCGTGGCCCGGCTCGAGAGTTCGGACATCGGTCTAGAAGCTGCATCTGGTGACCTGCTGAAAACAGACACTGGCGCGCCGAGACGCAAAGAGCTTGTCAAAAGCCAAGGTGCTGATTCTAGACCAACGGTCGGGCTCGAGAGTTCGGACGCCGGTTTTGAATCAGTGTCTGGCCACCCgccaaacacagacataaataCACCAAGACACAAAGAGCCTATCAATAGCCAAGACGAGGGCCCAGTAAACCACTCCAAACCCCCACAGGAAACCGGGAATACTGACTCAGAGGTGATTGTGGATGAGGGCATTGGCCACGCGGCTGAATGTGTCAAACACTATCACCGCCAGCGGGTTAGTGGAGGGGACGCTTTTGGCGGAGCTGCTGATTTGGCACTAAACTCAGAGGAGACAGGCACGCAGACAGAGGTGACAGACATAGCAGTCGCCCAACAATCTCGGAGGCCCGAGCCAATCTCACTCAATGAATTTGACAACAGCTCTCCCTCTTCAGCGATGAACTCTGGGATTGATGGTAGCATGCAGGAACCATTCAGGAGCTGTCTGACCTTCACGCTCTCAGTCAGGGGAAAGGGGGACAATGTGAAAGACAGCGATGAAGACGTGTGCAGAGCTAGGGGTGACAGAGAGCAAGACGATTCAAAGGAAAATGTAGAAGGTACATATAAAGTTGAGAAGGAAGCATCAATGGAAAATGACAACAGTTTCCATGAGGATGAAGAAGATGTGACAGCGGAGGAGACCACAGACCTTAGTGGAAAAAGCAAAGAAGACGCATTGGTGGAAAGGGGAGATCTCCGTGGAGATGATACATCAGCAGAAGACAGAGAAGATCCTTCAGAGGAACAGATGTTAATCGACTACGAAGAAGATCTTTACGATGAAGAGGACATATCAATGGAAAATGAAGATGACTTTTACGATGAAGAAAATGAAGATTTCTATGGCCAAGAAGAGTTGCCAATAAGCACAGAAGAGGAACTTGAGGAATCAAGAGAAGAGGTGTCAATTCTAGCAAAAGACTTTGGTCTAGAGCAGGAAGACACGTCAGCGGAAACAGAAGAGGATCTGGAAGTTGCCCAGATTTTAGGAGGAATGAACAAAGCCCTGAGCAAAGAAGCTTTGTCAATGAAAATGGAGGAATCGGACAAAGTAAAGAAAATTGAGACTTATCAgcataaaaaaggaaatgaagaacatacacacagcaaTAAAGAGGTGAATATCACTGATGGAGGCAAAGTATTTCATGAAGAGTTTAAGAAATGTTGGGAAGTAGGTGAGGGTTCATGCTGGAGAAAGGAAGGATTAGTCCAAgatggagggacagagggaactCTCTCCACACAGCCTCAGCCAGACAAGGTGACCACAGGCCCATCGGTTAGCTCAGTAAGGATACGGCCTGCATTTCTACCATCAACAAACAAGCCAAAACACCCATGGGAGCCTGGTGAGGCCAGAGATGTTCCTGGCTCCCCTCCGGCAGACTTGGACCCTGTGGAAGAACCAGGATATCGCACCACAGTCCACCTACCACCAGTCGAAAAGGTGGAAAACGTCGCCAGAAATTACCTTTTGTGTTGGTGGGACGTGTCATCGCATAATCTCTCGAGGGTCTTCCTGTACGCCCTCCTGTTTTTGGTCTTCTTAGTCACAGCATTTCACTATGATTTCCTGGCCTGCTTTGCCGTTTACCTGATAACCGTGTACTGGTTTTGCTTTCACAGGGAGAACGGAATAGAGCAGGCCAGAGGGccataaaaagttttttttgctcTTTCATATTTATGAAGTGTTTGAGGGGCCCACCACCAATGAAAAGTGACAACCAAGCTTATTcaagagactgaaatcacagcatGGCAGGGAGGTgtgaaactttgtttctgaaatttTCTGAACTTTAATTTCTTAAAACTTTTGATTAACTATGTAATAAGGCTTGTgtgaactgaaaaaaataagaaaacaagtAGTCACAGGAATCAACATAAATCATAAGGAGTACTGGAAGGAAGTACATAACTACAATTTTTACCAGTCGTGCTGCGTGGATTTCATTTCATGAGTTCTTTTGtggatcttttttttccaggtgAAACCATAAATATACTAAATATATTAAACTTTTTAGGTACGTTTTCTAACTCTATAGACTGATGAATTTCTATTCAAATCATTTAATGTGTCTCCAAAACGTGATATTAACACAGGTTTACAACAAATTCAGGTAATTACATAACATGGAGGTAAGAAAAAGCAATGTTTTGGTAAAATAATGGGGAATTAAAAAGTGAACAGTTTGTATAGATATGATGTTCtctgtaaaaaatgtttagGGGCCCACAAAGAGAATGCATCATCACCTTTTGCTTCTTAAAGGTTCATGGATACAAAAATAAGAATGAAGCCCTGAAATCCGGATTTGATACATATGGAGTCCACAATATATATAGAGGTATACTCAGGCTTGACCTCCCAAATTTATTTTAagttattcattttcttttacatcTGTACAGATCAGTTGACAGCTAGTGTAATGAGGCCAAGGTCAATGTCCCATTCTTCTTGTCAATTTCTATAGCCATGCCATTTTGTGCCTACAGGCAAGATAATGCATGCCTATTTAGATATGATTAGAGATATTTACCAAATACAGGGATGAGTTTCTCTGTATCTGTAAATGGCAACAACGctcttacaaataaaattgtgCACCATCTACACAAAGGGACATAATGTACACTGAGAAAAAGGATTGGTCCTAGTATAGATCCCTGCAGGACCCCACAAGTAGTGAGAGAAAACTGGAGACATATTCTCTGTATTTGCCACAGAAAACTGAAGTTTAACCCAGGTTCCATGAATTAGTCCATTAAGAATACTTGATCAATAGCATCAAAGGCCATGTTCATGTCTAAGAGAACTAATTTAGAGGATGTATAGGAATTTGCATTACATATTTTACTATGCTTTTACTCACACTGGCATAGTTTCAGTGCTGTCGTTTGAGTGGAAATGTTTTGTTCAGAACTTGCAGCTTGAAAAAAGTTTAAGAAactgtgtgtgaaaaggatGTGTCAGTCCACAACAGCTTTTCAATAAGCTTGAACTGCCCCAGTGACGAGAGGTCTATTAGCACTGCGCAACGATTTGGTCTTCACTgtacacacccccaaacacttAAGAAGTCCTGTTGGAATGAGACTCGGAGGACAGATTGAGAGGTTTATCTGTATAACACTTTCAGTGAGCTCGGTGGCTGTAAAACCCAATGGTGCAAATTGAACTATATAACTATATGACCAGAAAGTGAGATGTTGTTAATCTTACCATTAAATGGACATCTTGTCTAATAAAGAACACGGATGTGCGATTCACCGCAAACAATTCTAATAGGCAAGTGAAAGATTGCTTGCATATTTTCCCTCCCAATCTTATTTCTCAGCTCTCATTGCTATAACCTCCACTATGGCTCAGACAAGCTTGACATGAAGCTGAACTCACACAGACGTGAGGCAGAGGAAGACTGTTCATGTGGAGCTTTACAGGAAAACTTGCAggcagccagcagggggcgctggtaTAAAATGAGATGCGATCACCCTGGCCAACTGAAACCTTCGTATCCCTGGGATGATGCTAGAACCAATCGCACGTCACCCTGCTCACAGTGTGGACATATGAGCAAGTGTGTTTTTACCCTTCACTTCAGCCAGCTCACCAAGTGCCTTTAATACAGTGAACCAATCTATTCAAAACCCAAGACTGAAATAAGGTCGAAGGAGAATCTCCCTAATATCCAAAGGACCATAGGATGAATGTATCATCAGTATCTATGCAACAAAGTATTGCTTAATGATTATGTTCAAGGAAGTGGTTACCCTAGCCATAGACATTTTGCTTGTATCAATGCCAAAGGTTTTTTCACCACTCTGTATCTCTTGGAACCATAACCACACCTTGGATATTGTATGCCAATCAATAAACAAAATTCATAAGTGCATTAAACTATTTCATTGTtatacatattttgtttttgtatggaTAGTGCTGTTTatactgaaaaaataatttgttgtaaCAGCGTCTATGTTCATGAGACACTTCAAAATATGAAGGCTGTTTCAGACAATGAttcacaaaacagaagtcaaaagtcaaaatgtCCGTGGATACAGCACCCGGGGAATCCGTCCACTGGAGGCATCGCATGCCCTGCTCTTATGGTGACCTGTCGATCATCCCTCTACTACAGGTCGGGACGCTCCGTAAATCACGAGGAGTGTTGGCAGGGACCGAATGGCAGACGGATCGAATTCTGCTGTCCGTGCGATTATGGTGGCTCACATCCTGGGCATCCTGAGGATTGACGAGGGTTAAACACACGCGTAAACACACTACCGCTAGTCACTACCGCCTTTTCATTTACTGATTAGGGGTACCTTAACACCTCGTGTAGTTGGGGGGATGGAGTATGGGTTGTCCtaccagggagggagggtttcagtaGGCTGGGTAATCCCTTGGGTTAAATCACTCAATGGCCATTGGGACATTGGTtacacacaaatgtaaacacacTCATGCCTTTGCATCTACTGATTACAATAGCAAGAGCAGGGCCTTCGCACCTCGTGTAGTTGGTGGATGGTGTATAAGTTGACCTACCAGGGAGGGGGTAGACTGGGTATCCCTTGGTTAATCACTCAATAGATACTGATACCGCGTGACACCCCCTGACTTGGATATTCTGAATATTGAGATGTCAAAAACTGTGCAGTGCTACATAAGCACACAGAGCTTGCTCCCTCCTCTGTTCACTGTAATGGATTCCCTGGTAATTCAACATTTAAATGATGAGTAATTTCCTTTCAGAGCGTTCTCTAAGTTTGAGGGTGTATAAGTTGCCTTTTCAGGGAAGGGAGGTTTCAGTAGACCATAGTTAATCACACTTTACTCTGGCGTTATTGAGACTCTCTgacctgggccctgtttcaggATTCCTGAGCTACCTAaatagctctttttacttcatttcATGTTCCCGATTTGGAGGGGTTCCTGgtgcatttatccagctaatttgATAGCCCGGCTTTCAGTGGATGTTCAGAATATATTGAGATGTACGATTTTCAAAAActgtttataatattttcaacaaCAAATGCTACATGGACACATAGCTTGTACCCTCCTCTGTTCACTGCAATTGATGTAACTGGTCCTTTGACATTTAAATAGACAACAATAGAATTAACTTTGAAAGCATTCTCTAAATTATGCCTGCAGCAGCAGTTGTTGAAAATGCATCTTTGTTTGGTACTCATTATTCAGCTATGGAGAAAATATTACTGATATATGTTTCTGCCAAGAACTTGTGTTAGCCTGTTAATTTGCCTGGAAGTAAAACTCTTTATGTGATACAGTAATTCATGCAATATATGGGGTTGTTTCTTTCCCCTTTATTTCCCCATGTGAgtgtcttcttcttttcttgagGCACTGGGGGAAATGTAGATTTGTagataatacatttacataaagCATTGCAATGCCTTGTGATTTGACACAGTACATTTACAGGAAGCACTTCATTTGGTCGGGAAACGAACACGATGAACTGCATTAAATTAACGTGTTTCCGTACAGTAAACGGGTGAGGAAAATGGCTGAAGGCATCTCGCATGTGGTTCAATGGAGCCATTCTAGATACTAGTGACTACAGCTGGTCCCGGAACAAGTTTTCACACATTAGGGATATTCGTGGTTTGCTTCACATCagatcaatttaaataaaaatctatgtTATTACTGCGTTTTCACACATATAGAGACTAGCTCACGCAGatggaaacaaatgaatgaaaatgtgcaaactatctatataaactatatatatatatatatatatactatgtaTACTGGCCCTAGGCTGTTTTCTGCTGGGATGTCAAATATCATATCATTAAAACAGATTAGGGGATTAGTGTTTATCTCAAGATCCTACTAAtgagcatacagtatatccCACTGAAGCAGGGCAATAGAAGCTGCCAGATGTTCGTTACCATTTAGCCAAGTATTTGCATATtgacatttttttgtcattaagCCAAGTTTTCACAGTTCAGAGAATGAGATACAGTGGACATTTTGGGATCAGGAATATGGATGTAATGTGGATTTGGGGTGGAGGACTTCATGTAAGTGGTTTAAATAAATCTAATCAAATCGAACCATACCATACAGCTGCCATTAATAACAATTATTGAGTGCCTTCTTTCGAAGCATTATTGAAAAAAGAACCATTCACAATCATTCTGGTTAATTatagaaaataattaatagTAGATTTTAAACAGAATGTTTGTTTGAACCTTGTTTAAACGTATGTTTGGTAATACAACACCGTAATCTCGATTTGACTAACATGCTTATGATATTGCCACCCAATCCTTCCAAGCACAATAacctgtgtttaaaaaaactaatattTACAGAGGagagaataaacacacaaaatcagggacaataaaaagataaattaaCCAGCTTATTTACCCGCACTTTGTCTTGGCAAACATACAAAACTGAACCCAAAGTGCAGATATGAAGTAACAATCAGGGCCTGCCCAAATCTCTTCACAGAACACCACATTGCCACAGGTAAACACGGCCAAAGGTGTGGACTCAATCCTTTGAGAAATAGATCCCCAAAAAAACCCAGGAGTAAAATGTGTTTAAGACAGCTGCTGTTTGGAGCTCCACAGCTCATAACAACACGATAAAGGACGTTTGAACAATATGGCTGACGGTTTATAATACGTGTCACCAGGAAGTGAGGCCCAATCGCCACCCTACCCTTATCTCATAATGACTGCCAGTTCTCAAGGCATGGGCACAAACATGTCATAACACTAAAGCTAATATTG is a window from the Conger conger chromosome 8, fConCon1.1, whole genome shotgun sequence genome containing:
- the LOC133135646 gene encoding uncharacterized protein LOC133135646, which produces MESAGKPGNLGPSGFLVIPNGSSFEAYEYEVEGRIKPKSSPLPRRRGSESPDSDDSAGEPTPSRSRKVSFADAFGLSLVSVKEFDHRDVPPPAPEAPEGAGARDAAEEHFLSSLFTVPASAEELLGKLRGQMCELECVELLPGTTSLRGTVRVLNLSFDKAVYVRTTLDGWATHFDLLAEFVPGSSDGETDRFMFKITLVPPFKREGARVEFCLRYEIPGRTFWANNNGMNYVLFCHKRASRDAKDSQQDDIKYKNKKSCLKSKDNSSERTSLLFPGETADAPIQKQEVVVSMVTPVPHSEGLHEDGAQTALVDSYRDYSWRSRRRAARLARMRNPFYQNEGEGEDGVGSGQEEEEGSYVEEPLDASTPPHWETASDLPGLPNTTQTNGTEEAQKQDLIPPASLKSERNDIRNPFKDWSRENSDTASANLQEVDTGSYHPKVRTSALGSWESWNTFVDFGDAWAPSRSSTTAPDEGASQNAAFDPAAYLEEDTSEWSQSSNGPPAECSNTESPAASGDSGENASECPQTDIADLHTSECPQTDIADLRGREMEPGNWPIIKDGRGSDRTPAERDAERDKRGVGHDGLWTEAAEVWQRFPFDSYLTPVARLESSDIGLEAASGDLLKTDTGAPRRKELVKSQGADSRPTVGLESSDAGFESVSGHPPNTDINTPRHKEPINSQDEGPVNHSKPPQETGNTDSEVIVDEGIGHAAECVKHYHRQRVSGGDAFGGAADLALNSEETGTQTEVTDIAVAQQSRRPEPISLNEFDNSSPSSAMNSGIDGSMQEPFRSCLTFTLSVRGKGDNVKDSDEDVCRARGDREQDDSKENVEGTYKVEKEASMENDNSFHEDEEDVTAEETTDLSGKSKEDALVERGDLRGDDTSAEDREDPSEEQMLIDYEEDLYDEEDISMENEDDFYDEENEDFYGQEELPISTEEELEESREEVSILAKDFGLEQEDTSAETEEDLEVAQILGGMNKALSKEALSMKMEESDKVKKIETYQHKKGNEEHTHSNKEVNITDGGKVFHEEFKKCWEVGEGSCWRKEGLVQDGGTEGTLSTQPQPDKVTTGPSVSSVRIRPAFLPSTNKPKHPWEPGEARDVPGSPPADLDPVEEPGYRTTVHLPPVEKVENVARNYLLCWWDVSSHNLSRVFLYALLFLVFLVTAFHYDFLACFAVYLITVYWFCFHRENGIEQARGP